One Cucurbita pepo subsp. pepo cultivar mu-cu-16 chromosome LG07, ASM280686v2, whole genome shotgun sequence genomic region harbors:
- the LOC111799053 gene encoding WAT1-related protein At4g30420-like — protein MGVVEEYLPAMAMLGIQAIYAIVTLISRAALLEGMSPRVFIVYRQAFATLSIAPIAYLSRSKSMKVSLDLKSFYLIFFAALIGSTMNHNFFYEGLFLASSSLATAMENLIPAVTFIIAAMVGMESVNMTNMRCVAKIVGTVVCVGGAMFMALLRGPKLLNATQAFGVKSAIFGVESGTDQAWLLGSLSLFGSCCCWSIWLILQVPAMASYPDKLSLSAWTCFFSLIQSVAFTLWVEGANLETWKIHSTTELICYLFSGIFGSGVAYFLQAWGISKRGPVFSAVFNPFCTIITTILAAIFLHEEIYTGSLLGGMIVIIGLYVVLWGKTNDYTKEEDRQKCRVETQEEEDCESASTSIETDSYKVDVREPLLSGCTHHIDN, from the exons ATGGGTGTGGTTGAAGAGTACTTGCCAGCAATGGCGATGTTGGGAATTCAAGCAATTTATGCCATTGTCACACTCATCTCTAGGGCTGCCCTGTTGGAGGGTATGAGTCCTAGAGTGTTCATCGTTTATAGGCAGGCCTTTGCCACTCTCTCTATTGCACCCATTGCTTATCTCTCCAG GTCGAAATCCATGAAGGTGTCTTTGGACCTCAAGAGCTTTTATCTCATCTTTTTTGCTGCACTTATCGG TTCAACCATGAACCACAATTTTTTCTACGAGGGACTGTTCTTAGCCAGTTCATCATTAGCAACAGCGATGGAGAATCTGATTCCGGCAGTGACGTTTATAATAGCAGCAATGGTCGG AATGGAGAGCGTGAACATGACAAACATGAGGTGCGTGGCCAAGATTGTAGGCACAGTGGTTTGTGTCGGTGGGGCTATGTTCATGGCCCTTCTAAGGGGTCCAAAGCTTCTGAACGCCACACAAGCTTTTGGTGTCAAATCTGCAATATTTGGTGTGGAAAGTGGAACCGATCAGGCTTGGTTGTTGGGGTCACTGAGTCTGTTTGGGAGCTGTTGCTGTTGGTCAATTTGGTTGATATTGCAGGTGCCAGCAATGGCAAGCTATCCTGACAAGCTATCTTTATCAGCATggacttgttttttttcacTCATACAATCAGTGGCTTTCACATTATGGGTAGAGGGAGCCAATTTAGAAACGTGGAAGATTCATTCAACTACTGAACTCATTTGTTACCTCTTCTCA GGGATTTTTGGGTCAGGAGTTGCCTACTTTCTTCAAGCTTGGGGTATTTCAAAGAGAGGACCTGTGTTCTCTGCAGTGTTCAACCCCTTTTGCACCATTATTACCACTATTTTGGCTGCTATATTTCTTCATGAGGAGATTTATACTGGAag CTTGTTGGGGGGCATGATTGTAATTATTGGATTATATGTGGTTCTTTGGGGGAAAACAAATGATTATACGAAGGAAGAAGACAGACAAAAGTGTAGAGTTGAAACACAAGAAGAGGAGGATTGTGAATCAGCTTCAACTTCGATTGAGACAGATAGCTATAAAGTTGATGTGAGGGAACCCCTTTTGTCTGGGTGTACACATCATATTGACAACTAG